A window from Anaerolineales bacterium encodes these proteins:
- a CDS encoding GxxExxY protein — protein MIGCAFKVHNHFGFGFLEKVYENALVIELRSFDEISIKQQFPIPVFYGKEKVGEYFADILVDDILIVELKSVAVMGIEFEAQLVHYLAATGIDHGLLINFGPSVVIKHKYREYRKIVSAQPQ, from the coding sequence GTTGTGCATTTAAAGTTCATAATCATTTTGGATTCGGGTTCCTCGAAAAAGTGTATGAAAACGCCCTGGTAATCGAGTTAAGGTCCTTTGATGAGATTTCGATTAAGCAACAATTTCCGATTCCAGTCTTCTATGGGAAGGAAAAAGTTGGGGAATATTTTGCGGATATCCTGGTCGATGATATCCTGATCGTTGAATTGAAATCCGTGGCGGTGATGGGCATAGAATTCGAGGCGCAACTTGTCCACTATCTGGCGGCAACGGGGATTGATCATGGCCTATTGATAAATTTCGGCCCCTCGGTTGTGATTAAGCATAAATATCGTGAATATAGAAAAATCGTATCTGCTCAGCCTCAGTAA